The following is a genomic window from Parabacteroides johnsonii DSM 18315.
GGTTCTTTCATCTCTCCTTGCACCAGACGATCGAGAAGCGTCAGAGGCGAACGACTGCCCCCTTTAAAATCAGTGACTTTGAGTCCGTACTTATTCAGGATTGCCAGGCCACGTTCTCCCAACTCCTTAGCGGCTGATTCCACCGAACGGATGATGCCGTACAGCTCGTTCTTATAGTCATCCAGCGCTTTCTTGTCTTCTATATCCCGGCCGACCGCTTCACTGAAAGCCTTATAGCTCTCTTTGAAGACCTCCCGGCTCAGGGCCATAATATCTTTACGAAGGTTCCATTCCCCTCCGTTCTCTATCTTATCTTCCGCAAACCGGAGCAGCCAGCCTAACAAGTCCTTGCTTTCAGGCTTTTCGAGATCCGACAACAGATTATCGATTGCCGTCGTAAGCACCAACTCCTGGTCCATCTCGATCCCATAACCACCCTGCAAACCGATCTCACGTGTAAAGGCACGCATAGTCTGCTGGAAAAAGCGGTCAATCGTACTGATATTGAAAGCGGAATAATCATGCAGGATATCAATCAATATTTTGGCTGCCTGCTTCCGCACCTGGTCTTCTGTCAACGAATAGGTGGACGTCAGCAATTCCACATAATCCGATTTCCTGCCGGAAGCCAAATTATACAGTTCATCGACGATACGGGTCTTCATCTCGTCCGTCGCCTTATTCGTAAAGGTCACGGCAAGGATACGGCGAAAAGCGCCCGGCCCCGTAAATAGCAAGGTCAGATATTCACCGGTCAGCTTATGCGTCTTCCCGGCTCCAGCGGAAGCTCTGTAGACAGTCAGCATACAATCAGATTATGCGGCTTTTGACATAGCCTTCTTTTTGCAATATTTCCAGCACTTTAGGACGCAGGTCGCCCTGTACGATGATTTCTCCATCTTTGGCCGAGCCGCCGACACCGCATTTCACTTTCAAGAACTTCCCAAGTGCTTCCAGATCGCTGGTCGTTCCCTGGAAGCCGGTTACCAATGTCACGGCCTTGCCGCCCCGGTTCCGCTTATCCAAAGCGATGCGCAACTGCTGCTTCTCTTTCGGAAGCGTTTCTTCTTCCTCTTCGTTTCCTGTATTATATTGAAAATCCGGGTTCGTAGAATACATGACTCCCAGACGGTCCTTCCAGTCGTTACTCTTCATATTTCATTCCATCTTTATGGGGTCAAATCTACAAATTAACGGCGGGAAAAACAAGATGAGTGGTTAATTTCACTTTGTTCCATACAAGGAGAATTTCAGTTTCATGCAAGGGGAACTTTTGTTTCATGCCGGTGAAAATAAATTTTCCCTTGCATGAAAATAAATTTTCACCCAAGGGAAACACCTGAAAATATTTGAGAGAAAGAACTGGAAGAGGAAGGCTATTTCTGTATCAGTACCGTTGCATACGCAGCTATTCCTTCCTGCCGTCCGGTAAAGCCTAACTTCTCGGTTGTTGTCGCCTTGATGGAGATATCTTCTACATCCACCTGGAGGACATCGGCCATCACCCGTTTCATTTCGGGGATATGAGGATTCAGCTTCGGACGTTCGGCAGCGACAGTCGCATCTATATTACCCAATGTATATCCGGCATCACGAAGCAGTTCCATCGTATCGAACAACAGGATCTTGCTGTCAATGTCCTTATATTCTCCTGCCGTATCGGGGAAATGATAACCGATATCACGCATATTGGCGGCCCCCAACAAAGCGTCGCAGATAGCATGAATCAAGACATCTGCATCGCTGTGCCCTTGCAAGCCCATCGTATGCTCTATTTTCACTCCGCCCAGCCATAAATCTCGTTCCGGAACCAGTGCATGCACATCATATCCAAACCCAACCCGTACTTTCATCACTTTCAATTTTTAACTTTCAACTTTCATCTGAACAAGTTCTTAATTCCATCCATATCAAAAGACAGGGAGAAACGAAGTGTCTGGTCCAACGGGTTCTGTGGAACCGTACTGATCAGATAAGCGGCATCCAGCTGGAACACGCTCATACGGAAACCGGCACCTACAGAAAAGTACTTACGGTTACCGACATTCGCATTCTCGTAAAAATAACCGCCGCGAACAAAAAATTGTTCATTATAACTATACTCGGCTCCGACCGAAACCATGATCTCTTTCAGCAAGCCGTTAGGTGAATCGGTAAAAGACTTCAACATACCGGAAATACTCGACCACGACTTATAGTCATCCTCACGCGCTTGAAAGTCGGCATCAGTCTCTCCATCTTTCTTTTGCGGAGCATACGGAACCATGTATTTGTTCAGGTCCAAATAAACACCGATCTGGTTGTAGTCGTCGATCGGATAAAGCAGCCCTGTTCCCAAAGTCAACTTGGCCGGAAGGTACTGATTCCTATTTCCCCCGTCATACGAGATCTTACTCCCGATATTGGACAGGTTGAAACCAAAGCTCCACAATGCCTCGGCATTGCCCATCAGCACATACTTTTCCAGGTAACCGGAGATATCGGCTGCAAAAGCATTGCCCGCATTGCTCTCTTCATTCTGGTCTGTTCCCATATCCGAACGGATGTAACGCAAGGTTACCGCCATCGAATAGGACTCGGACAATTTACGGCTGTAAGCCACGTCGAACGCCATCTCATACGGGTTCAAACCATAGGGAACATCCCCGATATTCTCCCATATATTTACTTCTCCTAATGAAAAATAACGCAAAGATGCGCTGATAGCCTGTAAATCACTATTTCCTAATTTGTAATAACCGGTCATGTTCACCAAAGCCACATCGTTGACCAATTTACGCAACCACGGAGTATAAGACAAACTGACTCCCGCCTTACTTCCCATAAAAGCATATTTGGCCGCATTCCAATACTGCGAATTGATGTCCGGCAAAGTTGCCGCTCCCATGTCTCCCATACCGCCTCCTCGTGCATCCGGAGCGATGTTCAGCGAAGGAACCGCCATTTGGAGCAAAGAAGGGTTCTCCACTTGTCCCCAAGTCGTCGCAACCGAAGCGAAGAAGTTAAGTATTATAACGAGTACACCGATTCTGAATTTACTTATCATATGTCTATTCTTAAATTATTTTCCGATTTACCTATCAACGAAGTACGGGCGGTTCACGAACCGCTCCTACTGCATTATAAACTGAATAATCCGAACTTTATTGTATGCTCAAATAAAATTCCTACTTTTGTCTTTTGAGTATGAAAGATATACAATCGACAGGCAAAGTTAAAGCATTATTTCTTCTGATGCGCCCCTCCCAGTGGGTAAAAAACATCATCTTGTTCCTTCCCATGTTTTTTGCACAGGAGATAGGGGACATAGACAGGTTATGGAATGTTGCCATCCTGTTTACCGGTTTCTGTCTGCTTACCAGCGGCGTATACGTTTTCAACGATTTGATGGACGCGGGTGAAGACCGCCTGCATCCGGTCAAACGATTCCGGCCGATTGCCTCCCGGAAGGTTTCGCCGATGGTAGCCTTTGTCTTCCTATTTTTGCTATATGGGACGAGTGCATTATGTTTCAGTTTCATGCATACAAGTAACAACCAGATCTGGTTGTTGTCAGGAGGATATATCCTCCTGAATTTAGCATATACGCTTTATCTCAAACAGATACAGATCATAGATGCCATGATTGTCGCCTGCGGTTTCATCATCCGGCTTGAAGCGGGAGCTGTCGCCGGGGAGATAGAACTTTCGCACTGGCTGATTATCATGACATTCATCCTCTCCCTGTTTCTCGCCTTTGCCAAACGCCGGGATGATTTGCGTAATTTCATGGAGACCGGACAGATTTCACGTAAGAATATTACCGGATATACGATCGACTACCTGAACGTGATCCTGTCGTTTCTCTCTTCCATCATAGCCGTGACTTACATATTATATACGCTTTCGCCCGAAGTAACGTCGAGGAGCAGCGAATACTTGTATGCTACGGTCCCTTTCGTACTGGCAGGCATCATGCGCTACCTGCAAATCATCTTGGTGGAAAAGAGTAACTGCAATCCGACCGATATCCTGTTGCAGGACCGTACTTTGCAACTGACAGTGGCCGGCTGGTTTATCGTATTCGCTTTACTGATTTATTGATATGGCAATCGCAATATTCGACTTCGACGGTACTATCATCTCCCGCGACTCACTGCCGGATTTCCTGATTCAGGCTTGTGGACGGAAAGCTTTCCTTCTGCGACTTCCCTGGATTATCCTGCTGAAAGGAGCAGCTTTAACAGGCATTCTTTCCACACACCGGGCCAAAGAACTTGTGATCTCCTCTTTCCTGCAAGGGATGAAGACAGAGGATTTTCATCAGGCTTGCCTCAAATATGCCTCCCGCATACCGGCTTTCGTCTATCCTGCGGCCCTGAAAGAGATACGGAGGCATCAGGAAGAAGGCAACAAGATCGCCATCATCAGCGCGTCCGTGCCAGACTGGATACGTCCCTGGGCACAAACAATAGGAATCCGGCTCGTAGAAGGGACCGGACTGGAAATCAGGGGACAGATTTTGACCGGTCGGTTTTCCACGCCCAACTGTAAAGGGAGCGAGAAGGTACGCAGGCTCCGTCAGCTA
Proteins encoded in this region:
- the porV gene encoding type IX secretion system outer membrane channel protein PorV, whose product is MISKFRIGVLVIILNFFASVATTWGQVENPSLLQMAVPSLNIAPDARGGGMGDMGAATLPDINSQYWNAAKYAFMGSKAGVSLSYTPWLRKLVNDVALVNMTGYYKLGNSDLQAISASLRYFSLGEVNIWENIGDVPYGLNPYEMAFDVAYSRKLSESYSMAVTLRYIRSDMGTDQNEESNAGNAFAADISGYLEKYVLMGNAEALWSFGFNLSNIGSKISYDGGNRNQYLPAKLTLGTGLLYPIDDYNQIGVYLDLNKYMVPYAPQKKDGETDADFQAREDDYKSWSSISGMLKSFTDSPNGLLKEIMVSVGAEYSYNEQFFVRGGYFYENANVGNRKYFSVGAGFRMSVFQLDAAYLISTVPQNPLDQTLRFSLSFDMDGIKNLFR
- a CDS encoding decaprenyl-phosphate phosphoribosyltransferase, whose translation is MKDIQSTGKVKALFLLMRPSQWVKNIILFLPMFFAQEIGDIDRLWNVAILFTGFCLLTSGVYVFNDLMDAGEDRLHPVKRFRPIASRKVSPMVAFVFLFLLYGTSALCFSFMHTSNNQIWLLSGGYILLNLAYTLYLKQIQIIDAMIVACGFIIRLEAGAVAGEIELSHWLIIMTFILSLFLAFAKRRDDLRNFMETGQISRKNITGYTIDYLNVILSFLSSIIAVTYILYTLSPEVTSRSSEYLYATVPFVLAGIMRYLQIILVEKSNCNPTDILLQDRTLQLTVAGWFIVFALLIY
- a CDS encoding HAD-IB family hydrolase, which translates into the protein MAIAIFDFDGTIISRDSLPDFLIQACGRKAFLLRLPWIILLKGAALTGILSTHRAKELVISSFLQGMKTEDFHQACLKYASRIPAFVYPAALKEIRRHQEEGNKIAIISASVPDWIRPWAQTIGIRLVEGTGLEIRGQILTGRFSTPNCKGSEKVRRLRQLYPDFSSETLHVYGDSSGDKELLALADVPHYKPFNNK
- the ispF gene encoding 2-C-methyl-D-erythritol 2,4-cyclodiphosphate synthase, with product MKVRVGFGYDVHALVPERDLWLGGVKIEHTMGLQGHSDADVLIHAICDALLGAANMRDIGYHFPDTAGEYKDIDSKILLFDTMELLRDAGYTLGNIDATVAAERPKLNPHIPEMKRVMADVLQVDVEDISIKATTTEKLGFTGRQEGIAAYATVLIQK
- a CDS encoding translation initiation factor, giving the protein MKSNDWKDRLGVMYSTNPDFQYNTGNEEEEETLPKEKQQLRIALDKRNRGGKAVTLVTGFQGTTSDLEALGKFLKVKCGVGGSAKDGEIIVQGDLRPKVLEILQKEGYVKSRII